CTAAACGTGCATGACCGATATAGATAAAAGGAATAAGGAAAAAGAAATGGACTCGCCTTCAAATTATAGTCACATCCATATGTAAAATGTATGATAAACTTCTTCCCCACGTCTAAGTCCCAAGGCGGCTGAAAAATTCCAACGATTCATACGATAAACTTTATTATGTAACAAAGGGaagaaaaggaaatgaaaatagTAGAAGATATGAGGAATTCGAACCTGCAGCATAAAGTCTTTTCGAAGAATATGCTTTATACCATGCAATGCAGACGCTACAGCATAAGCATACCTTCACTCAACAGAGTTAAAGTAGTAGAAGGTTAGGTCTATCAGTAATGACCATTGTCGAcaagaaattataaaatgaaaacaacatcAGTTGAATGAGATAACTAACAAGAAATAAAGCCGTCATGTTGCAAACTTCAATGGTAATTCACAATACTCACATTTCAAGCACCCATCCGAAAGCTTTATCTGTCTCAGGATCATCTTTCATTCTCAATGAAATGTTCACCCACGTGGGAGCTATTTCCTCCAACATATACTGATATACCAAAAATCAAACCCTTAGAGGAAGAAACTATGTGGTTCACAAGAAACTTAGATAGCAACTATAACAGCAGCATCAAAAACTAACAACTACAGGGTCAtagtataacaaataaaattaagatttaaatatgttttcggtTCCTCCAACTATAATACCACCCTTCTAATCCTCGCTAATAATCCACAACATTTTGCTTTTGGTCCTTAGTTTTGTTTAGTCcctgaaataattttttagtccctgtaaaaaaaaaaactttgaaaaacatccctgtaaaatttgggtcagttttgattttcgtccctgtaaaaaaaaaactttgaaaaacatccctgtaaattttttttgtttgaaaaaggtccctggccccacttttttgctgacatggtatggttttggccacgtggcagttgctgactgtgcaacctTTGCCACATGGCAGTccatgtcattaaaaaatttaaaaatattttttaaattctgaaatttattttttaaaattaaaaaaactgaaaaaaaattccaatataTTTTTCGGaattgttttatgatttttaaattttttcaaatttttttaatttaaaaaaagaattttcagaattttgaagaaaaaaaaaattgaattatgtggcatgccacgtcaGTGCCATGTGGCAAAAGTTGCatagtcagcaactgccacatGGCAAAAAAATGCCAAATCAGATCGGAAGTGGGGcgagggacctttttcaaacaaaaaaatttacagggatgtttttcaaagttttttttttacagggacgaaaatcaaaactggtctaaattatagggacgaaaatcatatttaagcctaattttttACATTGGAACTTATTCTTGTAATTTGTAGAGCATTTGATCTTCGTCCCTCCAATTTGGACTGTCTAAAGACTAAAATAAGTATTACACACATATCACAGAGACTAATTCCAACATGAacaaattttacaaggactaaaataaaacaacaaagatgAAAAGCAAAAGTGGTATATTTGcaaggattgaaagaaaattacATGGACAAAAAGCAAAAATTTGTATAtctgcaaggaccaaaaacatatttaaacctaaaattaACCTTATGCAAgctattattataaattgaaaCTTCACCTTGTGGATGATTACAGGGGAATTGCCAATGGGATCAACATCAGTAACAGGACCGTTTTCCTTAGGATAGAATTTtctcataattttttcattttcagcTGGTTTTATATAGAAGAATGGATACCCTGCTGGTTCATTTTCTGTAGCCAAATTAGGCAAAGGATTAACAAATATGTGGTCGGGTTCTGCCATCAGAATATATCTGCACCAATCATAAAATCCAATGCTTCTTAGATTTCATTATTGGTAAAAAACATAAAGCCTAGAAAATTAAGACACTTACTCTTCATCAATAACCGCTTTCTCCAGCCATTGAACAAAAGCCCATGGTCTATTTAGCACAATATAACCCTGAACCGAaagcaaaattaataaaagcaTGAACTGTAAGCAAATATATAGACAGATCAAGAACAATGATATATACTCATGATGCAGTGGATcggtgttgtcaaatagtgtGACTGTAGTGCTATAGCGTtacagaatttgaacaaattgctatTATTCTTTGAtacgttatttataattttttttatcaaatagtgGCTATACTGTAGCGTAGAGGAATTTGACCAAACAACTATTATCGCGATCCTTAATTGACAACATTGCAATGGATACTTATCAACAAGTTTGGACATGTTAAGTCAAAACCTTTTCACTGAAAAGGTAAAATCCATCAGTATAGAAAGTGCAACCATTCATCTTTACACGAATCATACATACCGTCTTAGCAGGGCCGTTCCTAGAGTTTTACAGGCCTTAGGCATGATATGAATAAAGGGCCccttacatattatattataatttttatttagctCATTGTTGTGATTT
Above is a genomic segment from Medicago truncatula cultivar Jemalong A17 chromosome 5, MtrunA17r5.0-ANR, whole genome shotgun sequence containing:
- the LOC11432343 gene encoding hydroxyproline O-arabinosyltransferase RDN1 isoform X2, which translates into the protein MIVRKSMGRVKSLLMLLMVLGFSFATYNLVFMMMEHKAGNDLGSFDGKAMEIRNTNSKYHVAVTATDAAYSQWQCRIMYYWYKKTKDMPGSAMGKFTRILHSGRGDQLMNEIPTFVVDPLPEGLDRGYIVLNRPWAFVQWLEKAVIDEEYILMAEPDHIFVNPLPNLATENEPAGYPFFYIKPAENEKIMRKFYPKENGPVTDVDPIGNSPVIIHKYMLEEIAPTWVNISLRMKDDPETDKAFGWVLEMYAYAVASALHGIKHILRKDFMLQPPWDLDVGKKFIIHFTYGCDYNLKGKLTYGKIGEWRFDKRSYLMGPPPKNLSLPPPGVPESVRMFV